A genomic region of Luteibacter aegosomatissinici contains the following coding sequences:
- a CDS encoding ABC transporter ATP-binding protein, which produces MSFELGPGECVAVMGTSGAGKTLLLRLLADLDPGEGRVALGGVDRNSMGPSKWRRRVMFVPAVSAWWAPTAAEHFTDGTRAESAALCRELRLPADIMDRPVGRLSTGEKQRLALIRAIVERPEMLLLDEPTSGLDPDAALAVETYLAGLAKGGAGMLFVTHDLGQAWRMASRVYQLKGGSLHPA; this is translated from the coding sequence GTGTCGTTCGAGCTCGGCCCCGGTGAGTGCGTGGCCGTCATGGGCACATCCGGTGCGGGGAAAACGCTTCTGCTGCGACTCCTCGCCGACCTGGATCCCGGTGAGGGGCGAGTCGCACTCGGTGGCGTGGATCGCAACAGCATGGGGCCGTCGAAATGGCGTCGGCGGGTGATGTTCGTGCCCGCCGTTTCCGCCTGGTGGGCTCCGACCGCGGCCGAGCACTTCACCGACGGCACGCGGGCGGAATCGGCTGCACTTTGCCGGGAACTCAGGCTGCCCGCTGACATCATGGATCGCCCGGTGGGCCGCCTGTCCACGGGTGAGAAGCAGCGACTGGCGCTTATCCGTGCCATCGTGGAGCGGCCCGAGATGCTGCTCCTCGATGAACCGACCAGTGGCCTCGATCCTGACGCTGCGCTGGCGGTAGAGACCTACTTGGCGGGCCTGGCCAAAGGCGGTGCCGGCATGCTGTTTGTCACTCACGACCTCGGCCAGGCATGGCGCATGGCCAGCCGTGTGTATCAGCTCAAGGGTGGGAGCCTGCATCCTGCATGA
- a CDS encoding ABC transporter permease: MTAVTFSAVDVAVASSMLVFDGVLSIALRLGIHRSLAIAAIRMVLQLVALGFILRTVFAIDAIWLTLALVLLMTLAAAREAGARPQQRLFRGHYLTSLVGVAAPALLTCVFALISLLPGDDGWSPRFVVPVAGILLGNVLNAVSLGMADVLEGVTVEAPAIEARLMLGHTYSDATGALQRRAIRRAMVPLVNQMSAAGIITMPGIMTGQVLAGMDPLQAATYQIVLMLLLAGGSGLGAVVSVRLVLRQLTDGRERLRLDRLR; encoded by the coding sequence ATGACAGCCGTGACGTTCAGCGCGGTCGACGTGGCCGTCGCCAGCAGCATGCTCGTTTTCGATGGCGTGCTGTCGATCGCCCTGCGGCTGGGCATTCATCGCTCACTTGCGATCGCTGCGATTCGCATGGTGTTGCAGCTGGTCGCGCTGGGTTTCATCCTGCGCACTGTGTTCGCCATCGATGCGATCTGGCTGACATTGGCCCTAGTCTTGCTGATGACCCTGGCGGCCGCCCGTGAGGCCGGCGCGCGACCACAGCAGCGCCTGTTTCGTGGCCACTACCTCACGAGCCTCGTGGGCGTCGCAGCACCGGCACTGTTGACCTGCGTGTTTGCGCTCATCTCGTTGCTGCCGGGCGACGATGGCTGGTCGCCACGATTCGTGGTGCCGGTGGCGGGAATCTTGCTGGGCAACGTGCTCAATGCGGTAAGCCTGGGCATGGCTGACGTGCTCGAGGGCGTGACGGTCGAGGCCCCGGCGATCGAGGCGCGCCTGATGCTGGGTCACACCTACAGCGATGCCACGGGCGCCCTGCAGCGCCGCGCGATCCGGCGTGCGATGGTGCCGCTGGTGAACCAGATGAGTGCCGCCGGCATCATCACCATGCCCGGCATCATGACGGGGCAGGTGTTGGCAGGCATGGATCCGTTGCAGGCAGCGACCTACCAGATCGTGCTGATGTTGTTGCTTGCCGGTGGGAGCGGGCTGGGCGCCGTGGTGTCAGTGAGGCTTGTCCTGCGGCAGCTAACCGATGGTCGTGAACGTTTGCGGCTCGATCGCCTGCGATAA
- a CDS encoding IMPACT family protein: protein MNTPLHTLAAPFRHEEEIKKSRFLAQASPIASPADALAFFQAVGDPAATHNCWAYRMGDAYRFNDDGEPGGTAGRPILAAIDGQGCDRVAVVVTRWYGGIKLGAGGLVRAYGGSAAECLRLAPRVPIIETGRIALRAEFADLALVSARIRELEGTIEHETFVTDGADLIVVAPTDKLDAIIARIVDTTRGRITPRRMDL from the coding sequence TTGAATACCCCGCTTCACACGCTCGCCGCACCGTTCCGGCACGAGGAAGAAATCAAGAAGAGCCGCTTCCTCGCGCAAGCCTCGCCCATCGCGTCGCCCGCCGACGCCCTCGCGTTCTTCCAGGCCGTGGGCGATCCCGCCGCCACGCATAACTGCTGGGCGTACCGCATGGGCGACGCGTATCGCTTCAACGACGATGGTGAACCCGGCGGCACCGCGGGGCGGCCGATTCTTGCAGCGATCGATGGGCAAGGCTGCGATCGCGTGGCCGTTGTCGTGACGCGTTGGTATGGCGGCATCAAGCTCGGTGCAGGCGGACTGGTACGTGCCTATGGCGGCAGCGCAGCGGAGTGCCTGCGGCTTGCGCCACGCGTGCCCATTATCGAAACCGGCCGCATCGCGCTGCGCGCGGAGTTCGCCGACCTCGCGCTCGTCAGCGCCCGCATCCGCGAACTCGAGGGAACCATCGAACACGAGACTTTCGTCACCGACGGAGCTGACCTCATCGTGGTGGCACCTACCGACAAGCTCGATGCGATCATCGCGCGCATCGTAGACACCACCCGCGGCCGTATCACGCCCCGCCGCATGGACCTGTAG
- a CDS encoding RNA polymerase sigma factor, producing MDAPLADDASLMLAWVGGDAAAFKVLYARHKGPLYRFLLKTAKDRTQADELFQETWARVIAARDRYRPEAKFSTWLLQIAHNLAIDGFRRQKPLATSDEADAIFANQAAPEREQPEQALSEFELRRRMQQAIESLPEDQRETFVLRMEYELSLEDIAAITGVGRETAKSRLRYAMARIKQWFA from the coding sequence ATGGATGCTCCCCTGGCCGACGATGCCTCGCTGATGCTCGCCTGGGTGGGCGGGGACGCGGCCGCGTTCAAAGTGCTGTACGCGCGGCACAAGGGCCCGCTGTATCGTTTCTTGCTGAAGACCGCGAAGGACCGCACCCAGGCCGACGAGCTGTTCCAGGAAACGTGGGCGCGCGTCATCGCGGCGCGCGACCGCTACCGGCCCGAGGCAAAGTTCAGCACGTGGCTACTGCAGATCGCGCATAACCTGGCTATCGATGGTTTCCGCCGGCAAAAGCCCCTGGCAACGTCGGATGAAGCCGATGCCATCTTCGCGAACCAGGCCGCTCCCGAACGGGAACAACCCGAGCAGGCGCTCTCCGAATTCGAGCTGCGCCGGCGCATGCAGCAGGCGATTGAAAGCCTGCCCGAGGACCAGCGCGAGACCTTTGTGTTACGCATGGAGTACGAACTCTCCCTGGAGGACATCGCCGCCATCACCGGCGTAGGTCGCGAAACCGCAAAATCGCGGCTGCGCTACGCCATGGCACGCATCAAGCAGTGGTTTGCCTGA